TTGGCCAGCGGGGCGTTGGCGGCGATTTCTTTAGCCCGGCTTGTTCGCGGGAAGGGTTTGCCGGACTATTGCAGGGTGTAGACGAAGCAATCGTCGACGATCCAGGGAGTGGACCAGTTTCCGTTGTCGCCGTTGAGGACATCGAAGAAAAAGCACTTCAAGTGCTCGCACCGCATGCCATAGGGTGTTTCGCTGGCGATGTGATCTTGGACCGAGAGTGGGGCGACGCCGGCGTGGGCGTAATAATGGACTTGTCCGTCGGGCGTGAAGGACATGCCCACGGTCCACCAGCCGGGCTCTTTGATATCGAGCGCGCGGAAATCGCCACCGTTTTGTCCTGCGCGGACCATGATGGAGCAGTAATCTTTGATTTTGTCGCCGTCGCCGGGGTGGAAATAAAACATCAAGCCGGGCCAATATTCGTCGAGGACGGTTTGGCTGCCGCCGAAGCCGAAGAAGCCGCGGGAAGGCTTGGTGGTCCAAGCATCGCAAGCGGCGCGGAAGCAGAACGAATTGCCATCGCGGCGCTCCCACTTGGCCCAGGTGGGAATGTATACATGGGCCACGACGCTGGGAGAGCGAGATACGGCAATCGAGCCGCCGATGCGTTGATCGACCAGGCAAATGAAATCGTCCTGGTGGGTTTGACCGCTGAAGACGCCCGGCACGCCGGTATACAGCGACATGAGCAGCATGGAGCCTTTGCTGTCGGGGATGCCGCCGGGGGGCGTGGGGACGCGTTTGACGACGTCGGGCTGGCCGCGCTTTAAGCCTTCGGCCCAACGGCCGTTGGTCGAACGACCGGCGGGGAGGCGTTCTTGGCCGTCGTTTTCTTCGCTGCTTTTGGGCTCGTTGGCAATGTAACTCCACTTTTCGTCTTCAAAATCGTCGCCCACCTCCGCAATGCGTTGGCCCGTACCGGGGACAAAACCCTGGGCGTGGAGCGATTGTGGCGACCCGGCCCAAGCCCACAGTAGTCCACCGAAAAAAGCGGCTTGGAATAGGAAAGGGCGTTGCGGCCCGCTGGTCCGACGGGGTTGGGCATGGCGATGGTGGAAGAGGAGAAACATACGAATATTCCTTGACTTAGTTGCCTTGTTTGCGAGAGCAGCGGGCGGGCTTTACGGCGGAATCTGTAAATTTATCGGTGAGGGATAAAAGAAAATTGATTGGCGAAGGGATGGTGCGGAAGCTGCCGGAAGAACACCGCGAAAAAGGCAAATCGTTCTGGGAAATGCGATAGATTTTGTGAAGTTCGGACCGGGCGCTCGTTCGAACCGCTCAGGTTTAGCGAGGGGGCTGCGCCTGGGATTCGCGTGGATCAGTCGGTTTTATTTTCCCAAGCGTTAAATTTTCCGTTGGGCTGGAAGTAACAAATAGCCCGAAGCCATCTGGCAGGGGGCGGTAACCTTCCAGCTCATCATGGGGTAGAAATGTCAGCGAGCGGACGCGCGCTGTTCCCGCGGCCCGGCCATCGGCGAGTGCTTTGGCCAGATCGACGATTTCCAGCCGCCAGCCGCGGCCGGCGATGACGTTTTGGATGCAGGTAAGTTGTGCCTGAGCGGGATCCCAGGCGAGGTTTTGATTGAACGGTCCGCACAAGAAGCGGTAAGCGACCACGGCAGGAGCGCTGGAGCGTTTGTACTGGATTAAATTTTCGGGGTCATACAGGCGAACTTCGGGGCGGATGTCGCCGTAATCGGCCGTGGCGAGGAATTCCTTATTTTGAAAGGTAACAAACTCTGGTCGGCAGCCATTGACGGCCGCATCATCATCGATGGTTTCGAGCAGGGCGTGATCGAGATTGCCATCGTTGCATGCGCGGTCCCAATCAAGGTGGTAAATGACTGCTTTTTGGGCCACGGTATCGCCGAGAAAAGTTCCCCATTGTCGGCTCCAAGTTAATCCGGTGGGATGGCGAAGCAGCGGTTGATCGTTTTTTCGCAGCCAGATTACACGGCCGGTGGGCCGGTAGTCGTCAGTGTACTCGCGGATGACGCCAAGTCGGGGATTGGCGTTCCAGACATCGCCGTACAGATAGACTTTGCCATCGTGAAAGCTGACGCCTTGCATGGCGCCCAAACCATCCATCGTCAGTGATTTGGGTTTTTCCAGGTCGGCGTTGGCGGTCCAAGACGCATCGGGCGGCGGCTGAGCGAGAGCTGGTTGGCCTGCGATCGGGGCCAATAACAGCATGATGGCCAGCCAAAGGAGAAACCAGCGAAATTTCATGCACAAATGTGGAAGCATGGCAGCTCAATTATGGTCGTGTGGCCGATCGGTTTCCAGCCGTGCGAGTTGAGCGCGAAAAATCAGACTTTCCGGCGGGGTGCTAACAAATTCTTAACCAGCGGGTGATAACATGCTGACTGAAGTTTGAATCGGGTGCAGTTTAGTTTGTTCTTTGCGAATCGCGCTTGGGGAATTCTTGAGAGCGCGGGCGGAAATGAACTCCAGCGCGAGGTCGGGCAATGGTTGGTTCAGCAGCTGATTTTGGTTCGCCATCGGATTCCAGTGGTCACTCTGGACCGGGGACGCAGCGTCTGCCTTTGGTACGCGTGATTTTGTACCTGGGACTGGCGGCTGCGGTGGCAGTGATTATTGTTGCCGGCGTGCAGACGATTCGCGCCACGGCTTCGCTTCATGAATCGCAGGACCGGACGGCGGCGACGTTCGATATCACCACTCCCGCGCCGCGACACCTGGCGGCGGATTACACCGACCGGGACGGGCGACTTTTGGCCGATTGCCCGAGCGACCCGCAAAAGCTTTTGAATCCCGATACGCTGGTGTTGAGTTACGGCGAAGACAGCGATTTGGACATCCAGCCGGTGAATTGGGATGATTTTCAGAAATATCTAGCGCAGATCACGGGCAAAAAAGTCGTCGCCCAAGCATATACCAACACCGTCGACGATGTCTTGGCCATCAAGGAAGGAAGAGTTCATGTGGTTGCCTTGCACGCGGCGGACGCGCCTTACTTGGTGAATAATGCGGGCCTGATTCCGGTGGCGGTGCTGGGTTACGATCAGGTCGCTGCCGGGAACCATCTGGATTTGGCCGTGGCGCCGGCGAGCAACATCAAAACGCTGGGGGACATTCGAGGGCGTACGCTGACTTGCACGCGGCCCACCTCCGTCACCGGTTATCGCGCCGCCATTGCGGTGTTGCTGCGAGACGCTAAATTACGCCCGGATGTCGATTACATTGTGAATTATTCGTTCGGGCAACGCCGGTCGATTCAAGGCCTGGCGGCGGGCGATTACGAAGTGGTCGCACTGTCGGACGACAAGCTGCAGAGTTTGGTCAAAGCCGGAGAGATTAAATCGTCCGATTACCGACTGGTGTACGAGTCGCAGGTGATCCCGCGATTTACCATCGGTTACGTGTATAACCTGCAGCCGGAGCTGGCGGCGAAAATTACTGAGGCGATTTTGGGCTTCAAGAACGAACATGCATCGCGGCAGGAAGGGAGCGAGGAGCCGATGCGATTTTTTGCCGTGGATTACAAGAAGGATTTTGAATTTGTGCGGCGCATTGACGAGTCGTTCGATCCGCGACTGGGAAGCAAGAAGGCGAACCCCAAGGCCAAGGCCGACTCGTCCGGCGACGGATCCGGGGATCTCTAGGCGGGCAGAGGTTCGCCCAAATCGGGCTTCGATTTATTTTCTCGATCAGCGCAATTTGTTCAGAGCGGGCGAAGGGACTCGAACCCTCGACATCCAGCTTGGGAAGCGCCCTCGGCCGAACCCCAAAAACCCTGAATCTCCCGAGGTTTTAGCCATTCTAGGCAGTCGATTCAGTATTGCAAGGTCTTGCAGTACCTTTCACAGATTCTCGAAGCATTTCGGTATGTTGCACTCAGCATTCGGTAGTCTACCGGGTATCGGTGACTCCCTTTGCGAATTCGCCGCTGGTTGAGAAGCAGGGCGCATTTCGCCACACTCGGAGTTACCAACGGCAGCGACAACGAGGTCGATGACGGTGACGGCGTCCACGGCGACGTGGACCCGCCCCACTGCACAGGATCCACAGCAGGACACCGATCAACAGAATCCAGAACAACGAATTCATTGGGATTGTCTTCCGGTTGAGGGAATGAAACAGCTGGCCGGGCGGCAGTGCGCCGCCCGGCCGAAAAGACAGGCGGGCCTCAAGATCGCTAAGGGAACAGGCTGGGCCGCTGCGCGTCCAGCGCGTCCCAGTCCACGATCTTAGGCGATTCGTCTGATTCGGGATCGTCATCGACCTCGATCAAATCAGCCAAGCTGAGACCGCGGCGGCTGATTTCTCGCACTGATGCCCCGGTGGCTCGTGCAACGGAATGTTCGATTTGGGACTGGGTCATGGGAAGTCTCCTGAAAAGGAAATGAGACTGCCCCTTTCCGGGGCAGCCGTGTTGGAAAAAACACAAATGCCCCGCGCGAGCGCATGGCGAAACCAATTGATCAAGAATCTTTAACTGGCGCGCAAATCGGGATGGAGCGTCTGGCTTGCAAGCCCTCAGTCTTGTGTCCGTCGGGTCGCAGATCATTCACCACGCTTTTGTCAGACGGCACATCCGTCCAGCCGTGTTGTACTCTGGAAACCTTTTCCCAGTGCTGCCGGAACCAGCTACGAAGTTGGCTGATGCGCCCCTCACTCAGACCGAATTGCCGGGCCACGTCACTGGTCGATGCTCCCAGCGCCAGCGCCTTGGCAATCCGGCGGTGGCGCCGTGACAGCGTGCCCAACCACGCGGCCACATCAATCCGGGCAGCTGCCGTCTCGGCCGGATCCGCGTGCTGGTCTTCGACCAGGATTTGGCGCCAGGCACCTGGGTGTTTGTCCTGCTGATCAATTCGCTCAATCGTGATACCTTGGATCCTTCGGGCGTAGGGGGACAGCAGGTCCTTTCTGTTTAGCCGGCTGCCGACGCGCCGCCCGGCACGGACCTGGCGGATCGCAAATTGCGCTAAGGGAGTCGGATACGCCACCGCCTGTTTACCGCGGCGCACCAGCTGGGCGAACGCGCAGTAAGCGTTGGCGATCACCTCCTGGATCAATTCTTCTCGGGCTTCGGGCCGCCGGTCACGGAAGGCCATCCCAGCCTGCCGGCGAATCTGGGGCAGCATGGCCAGAAACCGGTCCTGAACAAATTCGGATCGATGATCAGCGGAACTGGTTCTTAATGGTGCAATCATAGCGACGACTCCTCTTTGTGAATGAGGACCGCCCCGCGGGGCGGACCTGTTAATAAAAACAGAACCGCCCCTGCACCGCGCCGGGGCGTGAAAACATCAGCCAGTCAGACGATTGCTGCAATGCAGCAAGCTTCGGCGCGCAAGAGAGTGATCCAGCAGCCCAGAGCGCTGCTCAAGACATCGCCCTCGCCATGCCGGCGATGACTTCCAGCCATTGGAGAACTTCGCCGCCGGGATCGCGCTCGCTGAGCAATTCGACGGTCATCTGCCCGACGGCCTGGCGGTTCAACCAGCGCTTGGCGCGGTAGACCAATCGCCGACGCGCCCGGTGAGAGAGCGCCGGCCAGGGGTCGTACTGGAGAATCAATTCATACCAGTGGCGCGCCAGGACAGAACCGACGCATTCATCGTCCCCCACCGGGATCTCTCCGCCGCCAGCCTGGGCGACGGCACTCGGATGGAGATAGTTTTCCAGACTCCGTTTAGCTGTCAGAAAGCCTCGGCATTGGGGTCGGGCATTAACCAGTTCCACCGCGCGTTGGCGACGCTCCGTCTCGGGCACGAGTTCCCGGTCGTACAGGTGAAATTCCCGGCAGGCCAACCCGGCAAAACGTGTGGCCCAATCGCTGAAATTCCCGCCGCCCGTGGGAACAAACAGGATGCGGCCTTGCGCATGCAGTCGTGCCAAGTCCACAACTTCAGGACATTCCGTGTGCAACCGTGACGCCAGGCGCTTGAGGAACTCGATGTCATTGACGCCTTCCACGATGACCAGGACAGGGCGGACCGTAGCAGCGGCATTCATGGGCAACTCCTCATGCAGGAGGACCACCCAGCTGGGGCGGTCCTGTTGGTAAAAACAAGACCGCCCCAGCACCGCGCCGGGGCGTCAATTCAAAAAGTTAATGACCGGCGTAGTTCAAATCAGCGTAGGGTCAAAAGAAGTCCGTAGCTGAATGTGCCACGGATAGCTAATCCTTCATCATAACTTATGGTGCAAAACGCGAAAGAATTTAGGGGTATGACCATGGGTATCGGCGTCGTTCGGTTCGCTGATGGCCGACGGTGCGTAATGAGCCGCTGATCGGCGCGTTCTAAGATAGCTTCGGCGCCGCATTCGTCGTTGATCAGACCGAAGCCTGGAACCGGATGAAGCTGGCGGTTGAGACGCTGCAGGCTG
The window above is part of the Pirellulales bacterium genome. Proteins encoded here:
- a CDS encoding PhnD/SsuA/transferrin family substrate-binding protein encodes the protein MVGSAADFGSPSDSSGHSGPGTQRLPLVRVILYLGLAAAVAVIIVAGVQTIRATASLHESQDRTAATFDITTPAPRHLAADYTDRDGRLLADCPSDPQKLLNPDTLVLSYGEDSDLDIQPVNWDDFQKYLAQITGKKVVAQAYTNTVDDVLAIKEGRVHVVALHAADAPYLVNNAGLIPVAVLGYDQVAAGNHLDLAVAPASNIKTLGDIRGRTLTCTRPTSVTGYRAAIAVLLRDAKLRPDVDYIVNYSFGQRRSIQGLAAGDYEVVALSDDKLQSLVKAGEIKSSDYRLVYESQVIPRFTIGYVYNLQPELAAKITEAILGFKNEHASRQEGSEEPMRFFAVDYKKDFEFVRRIDESFDPRLGSKKANPKAKADSSGDGSGDL
- a CDS encoding ATP-dependent endonuclease, with protein sequence MNAAATVRPVLVIVEGVNDIEFLKRLASRLHTECPEVVDLARLHAQGRILFVPTGGGNFSDWATRFAGLACREFHLYDRELVPETERRQRAVELVNARPQCRGFLTAKRSLENYLHPSAVAQAGGGEIPVGDDECVGSVLARHWYELILQYDPWPALSHRARRRLVYRAKRWLNRQAVGQMTVELLSERDPGGEVLQWLEVIAGMARAMS